The Calliopsis andreniformis isolate RMS-2024a chromosome 5, iyCalAndr_principal, whole genome shotgun sequence nucleotide sequence TCAAACATTGGAACTTCTTTTAAAGCATAGTAGCTTCGTCTGTGGTATAGTGCCTTTTTGAACTTTTATTGCATTGCACCACCTTTTTGtttttgttgttgctgctgttccCTTTGTTGTTGTGCTTGTGCAGATGCCTCTGTATCTTTAATATGTTTTTCAACCTGTAAAATTATTTGGATTATAGCATTGTAATTGTTGAGAACACTTGAAGAGAGACACTACCCCGATGACttcaaaaaattgaattatttttttaatttccttAAATTTGGAAGTGTTAAAATGTTCTGTAAAAGTGATATTTCAAAATTCAAGCATTTGATAAAATTATAGTAACTTTTTGTTGCAcactataaaaaataattttaatatgcgATGAAATATGAATGGGTAAATTGATTATGAGCAAATGAGTAACTTGCCAATGCATTGCAAATAACAAACGTTACAAATTAAATGAGGAAGATAGAGAGTTAAAATTATGCATAGATTTTCAGAAGTGAAAAGATTACTATCAGTACTATGGACTGTACATTCTTTTGTAACATTTCTTCCTTTTAAAGTGTGGAAAATAAAGCTTAAACTTACACTCATAACTATGGATAAAATCAAAGCCTTTTGTTGCATAATTAGTTACCTATTTCAAATTCTTCAGGGCAGCGTCCCCCATAAGTTTTTCAAAAAACTTACCACTTTTTTTACATGTTTGTATGCTCCAGATTCTGTATTTCCATGAACATTATCAACTTTGTATGGTGGTCTAATTGTGACATTATCAAATACAACAATATTTGCTCCATTCCACGTAATTTCTGGGATAGTCTTTGATATAGTGCTAAAGAGTTTTTGTCCTTCTGGAGATACTCCGGCCTGCAGAGCCATTACCAGCCTCTTTTTCTCTTCAATTTGGTTACGCACTCTTCTATTGAGCTTTTGCAAATTAAGGCTTTGTGGTGGTTCAGTAGTTGTGGGACTAACTTCTCGCTTTACTTGTACCTCGGACACCAAGGATAAATTTACTATATGCACGTCGTTTAATGTGGGTGTGCCACTGGATGACGGACATTCTGATCAACATTAGTTAAGGAATCACTGTTATCATAGAGTGTGAAAGTCAGATATACCTTTATATCATAAATATTCCTGTCACACTGAGTCTCACATGAAAAACTAAATTCTTAGCTCACGAgcaaagtatttaaatatttcttatCAGCTGAAAAGGGTTCTTTTTTATGATTGCaatgaaaagtagaaatgaaagtaTCCCCATGAAGTGTGAAAACACGTTCGTGGATAGATAACCGAAGAAAATAAAATCAGGGGAAAATCCAGCATGGTTGATTGAATGACGAAACTTAACCTGACTTCACGTAGCTGGTTAGGAAATCAGCGAATAATTGACAAGCGATATTGTACGATGTCCGTGAAAAATCACGGAACAGCAGATAATTGTCATTTATGTAAAGTCACGAAACCTATCGCGGCTATCTCTACAGCTATTTACACTATGGCAATGTTAAACGAGCGACGGATGATCGCTGGATATATGTGTACGTTGGGATGAACGATATCACGTGGGAGTTTACAAGAAAAGGATACTTAGGATCAGCATTTTAGTTTGTGGATCGAACGCCAACACTTCGCCTTCGATCTCCTCCTTGTAACAGGTTTTACAGGCCACCGTACTCCCAATGCTGAAACAATCGTTGGCGCCGGCCATTTTTCACTACGAACTCAGTACCGCGGCCTCCCTGTCGCCATCTGTTCTGATTTCAAATGTCCCTCGAAATTCGCACCATTTGCGCCATTTCTAATTGGGGGTACTTTATCGAATGTCCTCTCCATTAATTTACCATATCACTTGAAGATATTTGCAATTACATTTCGAAGTAATATGAAGCATCGTTCGGCAGAATGTTCAAATATGAGGTAAGATTGCTTAGTATCAAAGTAGAAAGTTTTCTTCGTTAAAGAAAATATTCGAATGGTTGAATGACTAACCCTTATCATACCAAGGTATTTAGGGTCACAGAGTACAGATAcagattttcaaaaatttagaatttaggaatttaaagtatgtatataaaaagaatttgcaaacatttttaaattaaagatttgaatatttgaaaattttgaaaattagacacttgagaaaatgaaaatttgaaaatttgaatttgattaTACTAGGGAAATAGTATTAGGATCACTACATAATTTTGCCTTAAAATGTAATGGGTTAAGAAAAAATCTTTCTTGTCtgcctttttttttaaatctttctTCCTTATAAACTTCTTTCGTGCTTTTTTATGAAGAAATTTTAGAagattattcaattttttaaataccatAATTATCAATAAAAACTTTAATATTAACCCAAATTTACATCGACGCCCAATCACGAACGGTATCTGTCCAATAATTAGAAGTAATAAAAGCGTAATTATAATCCTAACTAACCCATATTATACCAACGGGGTTTTCAAAGCTTAAATACAGAGTTCTATAAATTAATCTTCAAAAACTGAAATAAATACGTAAAAAGACTTCGATGGTTTGAGAActagaaaattgaatacttgaaAGTTCAAGATTACAGCACCTACCAGCTTAAACTTTAAACATGCTGACATAGCATTTCATTTAACTGAAAACATGTCAAAGTAGAATTTACATTAACTATaattagtaattaatgataattGATAATTAGTTTGTTTTCTTTTCTAGATTGATTGAAACATCGTTTGACCGCGGCGCAAAACCTCGGACATTTTCGTTTGACTTCGGTTACGATCGGGGTGAGTCGGGGCTGTTCGGCTTGGCGGGTACTTCCGTGGTCGCGTGGTTTCATCGAACCTTCAGTTTATAGACACCGCTCCGCTGTGGAACGTCGTGGGGTTGTTACtggatttttttaaatttcgcgCATCATAAATGGATCAAGTGATAAGTGAGTGAACCATCCACCGCATTGACAACAAAATACAGTGAATACTACGGTGAAATTAGTGGTCCTTTCAGACTTTTCAGCATCCTTCCTCTGGTGAGTAAAGTGACATTTACATGTTTAAGTGTATCAGTGCACTCGTCAAACTTTTGTCTTTCACAatgaattattttaataatttaaaacagCAACACTATAACATTTCTGGGGAGTTTtcttgaaaattcgaaatattttctGGTTTTATTTCTACTCATTCTTGTCTTGTAATTCGTTACCAAGGATgagcttatttttatgattgtgtGAAATATATTTCTGTGATTTATTCATATATTGATAATTCGTATTTACTTTGTGAGACGCGAATACGAAAAAAGATAAGTGTAGAATTGATGTACATTTGTATTGTGTCATTACACTAAAAATTACTACGTGAGGTATGTAATATGTATTGAGAGTTGCGCGATTTCGTTATTTTTTTAGAATAATATACaatgttattttaaatataatactAATTACGACTAATGTGGACGTTTTCAATATATTTACTTCACTTTTGAAATTTCGTTATTTTTGAGGATTACCTCACGTTTGTTACATTTCGCTGTACTGCTCTAATCACTTTTAACATGACCTTTCGCGAAGCTAACCATTAATAACCATCCGTTGGTTGATATTTATCAGTGAAAAGTTCTTCACTAGCTTTCAGTAATATTACGTTGTCACATTGACAGTCAGTGGACACGATAGATGTTAATATATAAAATTAGAGTTGTGGTATTATCTTGTATCGTGACGAGCGCTCGTAATTCGTTAAATGTGACAATAAATCTTAAAATGTGTAGTTTAAAATTGAAGTTGTGTTAGTCAGTAGATTACTTAATTAAAAGTACTAGATACTTTAAacaaatttaaagatttaaagattgtcaaatagaaataacttaggAAATCTCTTGCCTTTTATTTTTCACTTTTTGCCAGACCATTTTTGTTAActttaaattatgatttttttttaaatttcatagcTTGAAAAGAGCCAAAATCTGTTTATAATAAATAGAAATTTattgtttattatttaaataaaaaagttgaGAAATATTTACAACACGACATAAACATAAGTATCGAATTCGctgaaattaaatttcaaatatgtGTAAATCTGTTTACACTTTTTTAAAGTACGTATATATTTCCACGAAACATGAGATTGAaaacatattttgtatttactccagttcataaattattttaattttgatattcgaaaaatatttaaaaaaataaagataagTAAAAAAACTCGTTTGTAACGAAACAGTAATAGCCACTGCTTTGCTCTTTCTATAATTTGAATCGAGTAATCTGCACAGCTTTAAATCTAGAGATTGTTTTCTACGCAACTACAAACGGGAGTGAGTAGGTTTTTTTGTAGAAGCATATGAGATAGATTTTATTTATACATATTACATTTGCATTAAACTttacatttattttacattaacTGCATTCATATGTTCTTGATAGCATacctaaatattataaatcgtaTTAGTAGTACTTATAGTTTTCTTTGAAAGTTTAAGGCCATGAAAATTTTTTTATGAAAGGTGACGACACTTGGAGTGTAAGGTAAATAAGAAAAGTACAGAGAAAAAGTTCTAAGCATCTCTCATTCAAATCTAGGAATGACTGTACGCTGAACATGTATTATACATAAGTAGTTGCAAGCAAAGAATAGGAGCATAAATAGTAGGACGATTCTGTTGAATAGGGTGTGATTTTGATGAAATCTTATTTTGTAGATACATTTTATTGAATGTTTTTGTTATCATATATATTATGTagaaaaaaagagaatatgtataattttaatttaaatttccaTTTCAAAATGTTGTTTCCTGttttcaatagaatttcaatattGTTGAGATATTGAATTTGTCAATTTACGTACTTTAAATCTGTCTCATTTTAATTGAGTAAATGCAATGTTGATTCTTTTCAGTTTTTGTTGCAAATTAAATTCAGTATGatgaattttcataaaaatcacTTTTTGATGAAGAATACTAACATTACTTTGATATGAAATTATGCAGACCCATGTGTAGTGGTATCAGTTTGCTCAGTCATTGAGATTGATCACCTTTAACGATTTACAATGATAAACATAGAGGGAAGTTAGAGTAATTGCATTTGACAAAGAATGATATTTGCATATTCTAGTATTATAAGATGTCAACAAAGAACTCACTATTACATTCATGTTTCATATTTGTGTTGTAACTTACCAGTAGAACGTTTCTTCATTTATgcctatacatatgtataacattTGTTATTGAATCACCTGAACAATAATATTTTTTCTTCGGTACACAGACCTGTGACATTATCCACTCAAGACTCAGAAATATACTGTCTTTTttataataacattcataattaCAATTTAATTATTAACACTAAAAAGGCCGAATAAGTCAAAGTGTCTCATTCGTAATTTTTCAAAAGTAAATTTTTAACATTGAGACAATTATAGTTTGCAGCTCTTTAACTTTATTTCTTTGCATATTTACTATTAATTACATATTATATTCTTCACAAAATTTCATGTGAgagtataataataaacataacaatgatgataagaaattttttgtataAGTAAGGTCAAGAAAACCCAGCCAGTCTTTTTGATAGACAGGAAGGAGGAAGGtcgttctgatgttgacttataTCCTACTGAAAACGTTTATCatcttcctgttataaaattttattttcacacgCAGAGGAACAATCAGATTATAAAGGGTCAAAAAGGTGACGAATAATTTTTCACtacgttatatcgtatttttcgtTCTTGAAGGGAAACTTTGTCTTCCTTCCATTTCTTCATTTATCTTTGTCATCATTTGCTACGTTTCAACAATCTCAGAGCATGTCGTGCTTCTGTCGAATTTTGTCGGTATGTTGAGATAGCATAAGGAACATATATCGTCGCAGTTTCCTGAATTTCATCAAAAGTTTCGAATTCATTAATTTAACGACAAGAACGTCGTATATGCAGCATTTGTATCCAGATTGTATTCACAAATTCTTGCCTGCTATCTGACGTTAGATCGCCGCGATATTTGTTTCGCCAGGCTAAACAGATTTGATTGAAATTGTTCCAAAGCTTTGCCATTCGTACGAAATCAACTGCGTTTGTCGTTTATTCACGTGGAATATTTGTTTCCATTGTTCAGAATTGTCGAATAGTTGTTTTGCATTGATTGTATTTCTGTGGCTTGAATCATGTAAAAATATATGCGAAAGTATTCTTTCTATTTTCTAGGAGAGTCAGAAGACAGGTACAATTGTCCATTTCTTAACATAATgtttgaagtagtttatactattaagtTTCCTTCACCTATGATGTAACTTGACTCTTCCTGTAAAAGactcaatttttaaaaaacagacttgggttagtctggcttTGAGgcacatatttttaaataaaaatgataaatgtgttcatcaatttcattatttctgAAATTTATATACGGgatataaatattaatgaagATATTTCGGTTCTCGCAAAATTATGGTCCCTGAGTTACATGACTGATGCACTAAATATGTATATCAATATACCTACGTACATATTTCGTCTTTTCAGTTTCTATATTTGGTCAGATTTTACTACGCGTAAATTCATAAATCTGTATTGACGAATTTGAACAAAAAACATAAGTTTCGATCATGTAAAGAGCCGATGAATAGGAACATAATAGATAACACGAATCATAGGGAGACTAAGGGTAAGGTGTGGCTTCCTTGCAGAGATGTAAATCATCCGTAAACCGTTTTCATCGTACGACGGAATTCTGCTCGTGAATAGCCCAATAAATTTTGGTGTTTCCCTCGCTATCTCCGCAAACGGCCAGATCCGTACGCCTCTCGACGAAACGCAGtcagtattttattgtatgcacCCCGTACGCAGATCCTGATAGCAATCGTGTTGCTCGGTAATCGATATCACTTCTCCATTGGAATGTTTTCTTTTATTACACACGTTGTAGCATGCTTTCAAGCTTTACGATTTCAGTCTTACTAGGAACCAGAGACAGCTTTTATCTGTCAAGCCTTACTCGACTTTTATCTGATATGTGTGTAGGTACTTCCTTAAGAATCGTTGGTTTCCTGGAGTAAGGTCTTGCACTGTTATATACCTATTTAGAATGTTGCTTCTGAAAGCTATTGGAGGATCTCCAATCGACAAACGATATCTGAAAAGTCATAGAATGTAGAGGGAATAGTGTAGGAACATATCTTTTTGTTTTCGATGTCTGGCTTAATATCCAGTTGACAAGAACCTCTTATCTAATCATTCCACTGTAGGTACTTATTTACAGTTTCATAGCTATAAGATTTAATTTTTAAGTAGGTAACAGATGAAAATCAAATAAACTCTTTTTTGTGTTCTTCTCACCCTctcgaaaattgaaaaaaaattcaTTATCAATAATTGACAATTCCATTAATTGGCACGTAGATTATATAGTCTCTGTAAAGACAGATTTCCTATACACTTGATGTGTGTATATAGAAATTCTCGCCTTAAGAAGCGCtatagaaagaaaaagaaaaaaaaatggttTCTTTTGTGAATGGAGAGAAGCAAAACGTCTTTCTGTTTGGCGTCAAAGAGGCGCATAATTGTCGAAGATTGCGAATCAGCTTCATGAAAGATGCATGCCATCTCGTCTTGACAGTCGATTTTTGAGACACGTCGCGTCGTTTCTTTCATAAATGTCGGTGAACGCGGCACAGGTGAAGGTGATCGCATATGTCCGACCTTCATAAATAGAATCGCGTATGGGCTTTTGCATTTAGAACCGTGATACCTAATCCGGCGAACGTAAATCAGGCTCTCGTGTAGCGCAACCACTGAATGACCGTCTTTTCGCAAAACATGGGAACTAGGCCAACCTCGGAATACTCCCTCACCGTTGCCATTGTGCCATTTTTCGAGACCGAATTTCGCGGGGGTTGCTCCTTTTAGAGTTTCTTTTTTTTCCGTGGAATGTTGGTATTTCGAGTTACTTTTCCTTGCCCATCATAAGTTGCAAACTTTGTTTGAATAGTACGCGATGCATAAATTTTACAGACTAACTTTCTGTTGGTAATTACATGCTGTAGTAGGGGAGAATTGACCACGACGAGGTGGTTGgataaaacagaatatttaCTAGTGGTGGAGATTAAAGATAAGCATCTAATTGAGACTGTATTCAGTGGACAGTTGTATAATGAGGGTAATTTTTTACTTGGAACTCTTCCTTTTCAAAATAACTCTGCTAAAGGAAATTTGTTTTCTGAAACTTTATTCGATAAATTAATGGACTAAGATTATTACTTTTGCACAGTAATTCATTGACTCACACACGCATATATCAATTTGATTGTTTATTGATAATCTTGTACGTACTATATTTTTAGCTCATTTCACGTAGATTTGAACCAATGCAATCTACTACTAATAATTAAAGTTTCATAAACTTTATCTCAAGAGATAGCTGAAAATTCATTCTAGGCACGTGGACGGTGCGACGCGTATTTTCAGATTGACAGTCCATTGGGAATCGTGACTGATGGGAGTTTGATGAGACACAGCTGAACATTCGGCTACGTTCCCAATGGCGCATGTTTTTATTCGTCTGTGCACTATAAATACTGGTTTATTGCTAACATCTGGTACTCTACTCATTTAGATGCATGGATTGCGCTACTTTATCGATCCTGGTTTACGCCTCgtggaccagatcaaacaacgaGGCAAATTAAGTCTATCCGCTCGTGTACTTGGTTTACAGCTTCGTTCGACACCCCtttgaaaattgatgtatgTACTTGCTCGTCCAGGCGATGATTAAAAAAAGAACTTCAGTTGGAACGTTACATTATCATTAAAGAATCTAACAGGAACGCTATTGTAAAAAATAGATTCTACgttttcaaacatttttctATCATTTTCCAAATTTTCTTTGATATTTATCTACTGTCTTGTCAATCTGTTTTTAATGTTTTAACCAATATATCATTGACCAAGAAGACGTCATTTCTTGTTATCAGAAATACGATTCTTGACTTAAAGCTCAGGTCGCTAGTAGAAAGCCTATATGGGTTGTCTTACTGATCGACCTTAGAAATTGCCAATGAAATGTAAAATTATGTTCGCTTCTGATAATAGCTAATGtttgtttttgaaaatatgaatatgAAATGAATATGAAAATATGAATCGATATGCCACGTAAATTCTTGAGAGGTTTTAACCTTTATATGCAAGTATCTCAAGATAAAGTGATTAACGTGAGATAGTTAACATGGTCGTTAAATTCGTTTTTTCATGCTGTACAAAGATATCTAAAAAAGAACAAGATTCCAGTTTGAAAAATACCGATaaccttaaaatattaaaaagaatgATCTTGCTAAAAAATTGTTTTCATAGTTACACATACTTCTTAAAATAATGCAACTTTGTCTTGATAAGGTTTTTCGTACAACAATAAATAAAGCAGACATTTATGTGATATCATTTAGATAGAACACTGTATAAACGGAAACAGCTCTGCTTCGGATCACTGTTCGCCAATTAGAGTTGTTTTTGCTTTGCCTGCGGAACAAATTTAAACGATCACGATGTTGACATAATGGAAGTTATAAAAACGAGAAAAAGGATTTTTCTCTTCCGTTGATTTCTGCCAAATAAAAATGTCATTTGTGACATCCGACTGTGAAATGTATGTACACGCGCAGAGTTGTAGTGACAGCTGCTAACGTTTCGTAGAGTTTTACATATTATATCAAAATTCACCATTGATCGTGTGGTGATCGCGTTTCTTCACGATGCGCTATATTTTTTGGGAATTCGAGCAGAATCCCACTGAAATTTTCTTCTAATGTCAATCTGGAAGTTACTTTCGTTACGCGAAACTCGAGCAATTTTCCGTAGAAAAATTGTTCTGATCGAGTTGGGACATTCGACAGGCTTGCGTAAAACTTTTCGTATCGAATCGTTGCAGAATTTTCGTGTTAATACTGCCTTGATTGGGTACCAAAGTTTCTCCAACCAgctttaaaaattcaattattggatttttttcattttcggTCGTAGCTGTTTCGTGTGCTGATTATCGATCGATTAATCGTTTTTAGAGTTGGGAGAAATAAACGAAGAAGTTTCATCGTGAGTTAGAAATGGCATTAATCAGTAGTGTAAAATTACATTTATACTTAATCAAAAACCAGTAATTTGTAATCAtcaaacaaaaataataaaatacttcGGTATTTATAccgaacatttttttaaatttaatcacACGATAAAGATTGCATCTTCTTTATTTCGAACTTCCATAAAAAATAATCAACATAACAAGGGTGATCGAGATTGAGGGAATTAAAGTCTTAAAGGCCTAGAAAGCTCGATTTGTAGGATGCTTAGCCTCAAGGAGGTTCACCTTCATAAAAGCCGAGAGAAATAACACAGACACGGTTGATAATCACTTCAGTGGTTGTGTTCTGTGTATCATCTTTTTTCTTTCCAAAAAGTTTCTCGACAAACCTTGGCGGAACCGTTCACGATCTTCGTCCGTCATTTTCGTAATTGTGCGTCTTGGATTTTCAAATGACGCACTTGACACGATTTTAGTGCTTAT carries:
- the LOC143179269 gene encoding protein LSM12, with product MAGANDCFSIGSTVACKTCYKEEIEGEVLAFDPQTKMLILKCPSSSGTPTLNDVHIVNLSLVSEVQVKREVSPTTTEPPQSLNLQKLNRRVRNQIEEKKRLVMALQAGVSPEGQKLFSTISKTIPEITWNGANIVVFDNVTIRPPYKVDNVHGNTESGAYKHVKKVVEKHIKDTEASAQAQQQREQQQQQKQKGGAMQ